The Candidatus Thermoplasmatota archaeon genome contains a region encoding:
- a CDS encoding 3-hydroxy-5-phosphonooxypentane-2,4-dione thiolase LsrF (involved in autoinducer 2 transport and processing), which produces MDWGLRNRLAQLIQKDGRALFLPIDHGYFQGPTTKLEQPGKTIAPLLPYADAIMLTRGILRSCVDPANTKPIIL; this is translated from the coding sequence ATGGATTGGGGCTTGCGTAATAGACTTGCGCAACTAATTCAAAAAGATGGTAGAGCACTGTTTTTGCCGATAGACCATGGGTATTTTCAAGGTCCTACTACCAAACTAGAGCAGCCTGGCAAGACTATAGCGCCACTTTTACCTTATGCAGATGCAATTATGCTGACTAGAGGAATATTGCGCTCGTGTGTAGACCCAGCTAATACGAAACCGATCATTTTGAG